A genomic stretch from Patagioenas fasciata isolate bPatFas1 chromosome 8, bPatFas1.hap1, whole genome shotgun sequence includes:
- the LOC136104642 gene encoding heparan sulfate glucosamine 3-O-sulfotransferase 1-like: MAFLLVSAYLLLTHAQGAPIENGALLETLKSQVGLFSNKSEHYSAQVRPPGTNRQIPQTIIIGVRKGGTRALLEMLDIHPNIVVAATEVHFFDWDENYVKGIDWYRSLMPFSYGNQITIEKTPGYFTSPQAPKRIHDMNSSIKLLLILRDPTERVISDYTQVYYNRVENHKPVQLFEDIVIKNGALNTKYKAIQRSLYDVHMEKWLKHFSLDQIHIVDGNTLIKDPLPELQKVERFLNLPSQIMSSNFYFNQTKGFYCIRSDGRERCLHESKGRPHPLVNNTVLEQLYSYFREHNAKFYRMVNHSFDWH, translated from the coding sequence ATGGCCTTCCTACTAGTGTCAGCTTATCTTCTGCTGACTCATGCTCAGGGTGCTCCTATTGAGAATGGGGCACTGTTGGAAACACTGAAGTCACAAGTAGGATTATTCAGCAATAAAAGTGAACACTACTCGGCACAGGTGAGACCTCCTGGCACAAACCGACAAATACCTCAGACAATCATCATAGGAGTTCGCAAAGGAGGGACAAGGGCTTTGCTGGAAATGTTGGATATTCATCCTAATATTGTGGTAGCAGCTACAGAAGTCCACTTCTTTGACTGGGATGAAAATTATGTGAAAGGAATAGACTGGTATAGAAGTCTGATGCCATTTTCTTATGGAAATCAAATTACAATTGAGAAAACACCAGGCTATTTTACATCACCACAGGCTCCAAAAAGAATTCATGACATGAATAGCTCCATTAAACTGCTGCTTATTCTAAGAGATCCCACTGAGAGAGTTATATCTGACTATACCCAAGTGTATTACAACAGAGTAGAAAACCACAAGCCTGTTCAGCTCTTTGAAGATATTGTTATTAAGAATGGAGCACTTAATACCAAATACAAAGCTATTCAGAGAAGTCTATATGATGTTCATATGGAAAAGTGGCTTAAGCATTTCAGTTTGGATCAGATTCACATAGTGGATGGCAATACTTTAATCAAGGACCCTCTTCCTGAATTACAAAAAGTTGAAAGATTTCTAAATCTTCCTTCACAAATTATGtcttctaatttttattttaaccaaACCAAGGGATTCTACTGCATTAGAAGTGATGGAAGGGAGAGATGTTTACACGAATCCAAAGGGCGTCCCCATCCTCTTGTTAACAACACTGTTTTAGAGCAACTGTATTCATACTTCAGAGAGCACAATGCAAAATTTTACAGAATGGTTAATCATTCCTTTGACTGGCATTGA